Proteins from a single region of Osmerus eperlanus chromosome 26, fOsmEpe2.1, whole genome shotgun sequence:
- the ddr2a gene encoding discoidin domain-containing receptor 2 isoform X2 has translation MKRLWDTHFPLLILLYLLGAVMSQVNPGVCRYPLGMSGGQIQDEDISASSQWSESTAARYGRLDFEEGDGAWCPEGTVEPDSVKEFLQVDLRSLHFLTLAGSQGRHAGGMGNEFAQMYKIKYSRDGSRWISWRSRQGQQVIEGNRNAYDIVLKDLEPPIIARFVRFLPVTDHAMNVCMRVELYGCEWLDGLVSYNAPAGEQMNLHSQHVYLNDSVYDGAIIYSMTEGLGQLTDGMCGLDDFTHSHVYNVLPGYDYVGWTNESFPSGYVEIMFEFDRMRNFTTMKVHCNNLFSQQVKVFRQVVCYFRSESDWEATPLSFTPGADVLNPSARFITVSLANHMASSIKCQFYFADAWMMFSEVTFQSDTAMYNTTLAPPKTGPPTSTQPDDSNTRILIGCLVAIILILVAIIVIILWRQVWQKMLEKSQTFTYSPSSQVSSPQREQETSSTYEHIFPLDPAPSPGPNPAPGPSPGPSPGPGPGPGPDYQEPSRLLRKLPEFSSEEEGSASSTASTSPMATGASQDAAPHYAEADIVNLQGVTGGNTYAIPAVTMDLLSGKDVTVEEFPRKLLTFKEKLGEGQFGEVHLYEAEGLQEFLGEFSSSDNQPVMVAVKMLRADASKNARNDFLKEIKIMSRLKDPNIVRLLAVCVCSDPLCMITEYMENGDLNQFLSRHQPEDQLAPLSNTPTVSYSNLHHMAVQIASGMKYLSSLNFVHRDLATRNCLVGHSFTIKIADFGMSRNLYSGDYYRIQGRAVLPIRWMSWESILLGKFTTASDVWAFGVTLWETLTFCKEQPYSELTDEQVIENTAEFFRDLKRQIYLPQPVLCPDSVYKVMLSCWTRNTKERPSFQEIHQALLASQASSS, from the exons gggtgtgtcGCTACCCTCTAGGGATGTCTGGAGGTCAGATCCAGGATGAGGACATCTCTGCTTCCAGTCAGTGGTCTGAGTCCACAGCAGCACGCTATggcag gctggactttGAGGAGGGCGATGGGGCGTGGTGTCCGGAGGGGACTGTGGAGCCGGACAGTGTGAAGGAGTTCCTGCAGGTGGACCTGCGCTCGCTCCACTTCCTGACGCTGGCCGGCTCGCAGGGCCGTCACGCCGGGGGTATGGGCAACGAGTTCGCCCAGATGTACAAGATCAAGTACAGCCGGGACGGCAGCCGCTGGATCtcctggaggagcaggcagggccagCAG gtcATCGAGGGGAACAGGAATGCGTATGACATCGTGCTGAAGGACCTGGAGCCGCCCATCATCGCTCGCTTTGTGCGTTTCCTGCCCGTCACCGACCACGCCATGAACGTCTGCATGAGAGTGGAGCTGTACGGCTGCGAGTGGCTGG atggTCTGGTGTCCTACAACGCCCCTGCAGGAGAGCAGATGAATCTACACAGTCAGCACGTTTACCTCAACGACTCTGTCTACGACGGAGCTATtatctacag tATGACGGAAGGTCTGGGCCAGCTGACAGATGGGATGTGTGGATTGGACGATTTCACCCACAGTCATGTGTACAACGTGTTGCCGGGATACGACTACGTGGGCTGGACCAATGAGAGCTTCCCAAGCGGATATGTGGAGATCATGTTTGAGTTTGACCGTATGCGAAACTTCACCACCATGAAG GTACACTGTAACAACCTGTTCTCGCAGCAGGTGAAGGTGTTCCGCCAGGTGGTTTGTTACTTCCGCTCCGAGTCGGACTGGGAGGCCacgcctctctccttcaccccggGGGCCGACGTCCTGAACCCCAGCGCCCGATTCATCACCGTCTCCTTGGCCAATCACATGGCCAGTTCCATCAAGTGCCAGTTCTACTTTGCCGATGCCTGGATGATGttcagcgaggtgacgttccagtCAG ACACAGCCATGTACAACACCACCCTGGCACCGCCTAAAACTGGACCCCCCACCAGTACACAACCAG ACGACAGCAACACAcgcattctgattggctgtttgGTCGCCATCATCTTGATCCTGGTggccatcatcgtcatcatcttgTGGAGGCAGGTGTGGCAGAAGATGCTGGAGAAG AGCCAGACGTTCACCTACAGCCCCAGCAGCCAGGTCTCCAGCCCCCAGCGTGAGCAGGAGACCAGCTCCACCTACGAGCACATCTTCCCCCTGGACCCTGCTCCTAGTCCTGGtcctaaccctgctcctggtcctagccctggtcccagccctggtcctggccctggtcctggccctgACTACCAGGAGCCTTCTCGCCTGTTACGCAAGCTGCCTGAGTTCTCTtcagaggaagagg gctcagccAGCTCCACAGCCTCCACGTCTCCCATGGCAACCGGGGCATCCCAGGACGCAGCGCCTCACTACGCAGAGGCCGACATCGTCAACCTGCAGGGCGTTACCGGCGGCAACACCTACGCCATCCCAGCGGTAACCATGGACCTGTTGTCGGGAAAAGACGTCACCGTGGAAGAGTTTCCAAGGAAACTACTGACTTTCAAGGAGAAACTGGGAGAGGGCCAGTTCGGAGAg GTGCACCTGTACGAGGCAGAGGGTCTTCAGGAGTTCCTGGGGGAGTTCTCCTCCAGCGACAACCAGCCTGTCATGGTGGCAGTCAAGATGCTCAGAGCAGACGCCAGCAAGaatgccag GAATGACTTCCTGAAGGAGATCAAGATCATGTCTCGTCTGAAGGACCCCAACATCGTGCGCCTGCTGGCGGTGTGCGTGTGCAGCGACCCGCTCTGCATGATCACAGAGTACATGGAGAACGGAGACCTCAACCAGTTCCTCTCCAGACACCAGCCTGAGGACCAGCTGGCCCCCCTCAGCAACACCCCCACCGtcag ctacAGTAACCTACACCACATGGCCGTTCAGATCGCCTCGGGGATGAagtacctctcctctctgaacTTCGTTCACCGGGACCTGGCCACCAGGAACTGCCTGGTGGGCCACAGCTTCACCATCAAGATCGCAGACTTCGGCATGAGCAGGAACCTGTACAGCGGGGACTACTACCGCATCCAGGGCCGCGCCGTGCTGCCCATCCGCTGGATGTCCTGGGAGAGCATCCTGCTG GGGAAGTTCACCACTGCCAGTGACGTGTGGGCCTTCGGGGTGACGCTGTGGGAGACGCTGACCTTCTGCAAGGAGCAGCCGTACTCTGAGCTCACGGACGAGCAGGTCATAGAGAACACCGCTGAGTTCTTCAGGGACCTGAAGAGACAG ATCTACCTTCCTCAGCCAGTGCTCTGTCCAGACTCTGTCTACAAGGTCATGCTGAGCTGTTGGACCAGGAACACTAAGGAGAGGCCGTCCTTCCAGGAGATCCACCAGGCCCTGCTGGCCAGCCAGGCCAGTAGCTCCTAA
- the ddr2a gene encoding discoidin domain-containing receptor 2 isoform X1, translating into MKRLWDTHFPLLILLYLLGAVMSQVNPGVCRYPLGMSGGQIQDEDISASSQWSESTAARYGRLDFEEGDGAWCPEGTVEPDSVKEFLQVDLRSLHFLTLAGSQGRHAGGMGNEFAQMYKIKYSRDGSRWISWRSRQGQQVIEGNRNAYDIVLKDLEPPIIARFVRFLPVTDHAMNVCMRVELYGCEWLDGLVSYNAPAGEQMNLHSQHVYLNDSVYDGAIIYSMTEGLGQLTDGMCGLDDFTHSHVYNVLPGYDYVGWTNESFPSGYVEIMFEFDRMRNFTTMKVHCNNLFSQQVKVFRQVVCYFRSESDWEATPLSFTPGADVLNPSARFITVSLANHMASSIKCQFYFADAWMMFSEVTFQSDTAMYNTTLAPPKTGPPTSTQPGDDPTHKVDDSNTRILIGCLVAIILILVAIIVIILWRQVWQKMLEKSQTFTYSPSSQVSSPQREQETSSTYEHIFPLDPAPSPGPNPAPGPSPGPSPGPGPGPGPDYQEPSRLLRKLPEFSSEEEGSASSTASTSPMATGASQDAAPHYAEADIVNLQGVTGGNTYAIPAVTMDLLSGKDVTVEEFPRKLLTFKEKLGEGQFGEVHLYEAEGLQEFLGEFSSSDNQPVMVAVKMLRADASKNARNDFLKEIKIMSRLKDPNIVRLLAVCVCSDPLCMITEYMENGDLNQFLSRHQPEDQLAPLSNTPTVSYSNLHHMAVQIASGMKYLSSLNFVHRDLATRNCLVGHSFTIKIADFGMSRNLYSGDYYRIQGRAVLPIRWMSWESILLGKFTTASDVWAFGVTLWETLTFCKEQPYSELTDEQVIENTAEFFRDLKRQIYLPQPVLCPDSVYKVMLSCWTRNTKERPSFQEIHQALLASQASSS; encoded by the exons gggtgtgtcGCTACCCTCTAGGGATGTCTGGAGGTCAGATCCAGGATGAGGACATCTCTGCTTCCAGTCAGTGGTCTGAGTCCACAGCAGCACGCTATggcag gctggactttGAGGAGGGCGATGGGGCGTGGTGTCCGGAGGGGACTGTGGAGCCGGACAGTGTGAAGGAGTTCCTGCAGGTGGACCTGCGCTCGCTCCACTTCCTGACGCTGGCCGGCTCGCAGGGCCGTCACGCCGGGGGTATGGGCAACGAGTTCGCCCAGATGTACAAGATCAAGTACAGCCGGGACGGCAGCCGCTGGATCtcctggaggagcaggcagggccagCAG gtcATCGAGGGGAACAGGAATGCGTATGACATCGTGCTGAAGGACCTGGAGCCGCCCATCATCGCTCGCTTTGTGCGTTTCCTGCCCGTCACCGACCACGCCATGAACGTCTGCATGAGAGTGGAGCTGTACGGCTGCGAGTGGCTGG atggTCTGGTGTCCTACAACGCCCCTGCAGGAGAGCAGATGAATCTACACAGTCAGCACGTTTACCTCAACGACTCTGTCTACGACGGAGCTATtatctacag tATGACGGAAGGTCTGGGCCAGCTGACAGATGGGATGTGTGGATTGGACGATTTCACCCACAGTCATGTGTACAACGTGTTGCCGGGATACGACTACGTGGGCTGGACCAATGAGAGCTTCCCAAGCGGATATGTGGAGATCATGTTTGAGTTTGACCGTATGCGAAACTTCACCACCATGAAG GTACACTGTAACAACCTGTTCTCGCAGCAGGTGAAGGTGTTCCGCCAGGTGGTTTGTTACTTCCGCTCCGAGTCGGACTGGGAGGCCacgcctctctccttcaccccggGGGCCGACGTCCTGAACCCCAGCGCCCGATTCATCACCGTCTCCTTGGCCAATCACATGGCCAGTTCCATCAAGTGCCAGTTCTACTTTGCCGATGCCTGGATGATGttcagcgaggtgacgttccagtCAG ACACAGCCATGTACAACACCACCCTGGCACCGCCTAAAACTGGACCCCCCACCAGTACACAACCAG GGGATGACCCCACCCACAAAGTAGACGACAGCAACACAcgcattctgattggctgtttgGTCGCCATCATCTTGATCCTGGTggccatcatcgtcatcatcttgTGGAGGCAGGTGTGGCAGAAGATGCTGGAGAAG AGCCAGACGTTCACCTACAGCCCCAGCAGCCAGGTCTCCAGCCCCCAGCGTGAGCAGGAGACCAGCTCCACCTACGAGCACATCTTCCCCCTGGACCCTGCTCCTAGTCCTGGtcctaaccctgctcctggtcctagccctggtcccagccctggtcctggccctggtcctggccctgACTACCAGGAGCCTTCTCGCCTGTTACGCAAGCTGCCTGAGTTCTCTtcagaggaagagg gctcagccAGCTCCACAGCCTCCACGTCTCCCATGGCAACCGGGGCATCCCAGGACGCAGCGCCTCACTACGCAGAGGCCGACATCGTCAACCTGCAGGGCGTTACCGGCGGCAACACCTACGCCATCCCAGCGGTAACCATGGACCTGTTGTCGGGAAAAGACGTCACCGTGGAAGAGTTTCCAAGGAAACTACTGACTTTCAAGGAGAAACTGGGAGAGGGCCAGTTCGGAGAg GTGCACCTGTACGAGGCAGAGGGTCTTCAGGAGTTCCTGGGGGAGTTCTCCTCCAGCGACAACCAGCCTGTCATGGTGGCAGTCAAGATGCTCAGAGCAGACGCCAGCAAGaatgccag GAATGACTTCCTGAAGGAGATCAAGATCATGTCTCGTCTGAAGGACCCCAACATCGTGCGCCTGCTGGCGGTGTGCGTGTGCAGCGACCCGCTCTGCATGATCACAGAGTACATGGAGAACGGAGACCTCAACCAGTTCCTCTCCAGACACCAGCCTGAGGACCAGCTGGCCCCCCTCAGCAACACCCCCACCGtcag ctacAGTAACCTACACCACATGGCCGTTCAGATCGCCTCGGGGATGAagtacctctcctctctgaacTTCGTTCACCGGGACCTGGCCACCAGGAACTGCCTGGTGGGCCACAGCTTCACCATCAAGATCGCAGACTTCGGCATGAGCAGGAACCTGTACAGCGGGGACTACTACCGCATCCAGGGCCGCGCCGTGCTGCCCATCCGCTGGATGTCCTGGGAGAGCATCCTGCTG GGGAAGTTCACCACTGCCAGTGACGTGTGGGCCTTCGGGGTGACGCTGTGGGAGACGCTGACCTTCTGCAAGGAGCAGCCGTACTCTGAGCTCACGGACGAGCAGGTCATAGAGAACACCGCTGAGTTCTTCAGGGACCTGAAGAGACAG ATCTACCTTCCTCAGCCAGTGCTCTGTCCAGACTCTGTCTACAAGGTCATGCTGAGCTGTTGGACCAGGAACACTAAGGAGAGGCCGTCCTTCCAGGAGATCCACCAGGCCCTGCTGGCCAGCCAGGCCAGTAGCTCCTAA